A single window of Granulicella sibirica DNA harbors:
- a CDS encoding very short patch repair endonuclease: MIRPTPQRSAIMRAVKAKDTAPEIQVRRFVHALGYRYRLHRKDLPGKPDMVFPKQRKVIFVHGCFWHGHSCKRGDRTPQTNREYWEAKIDRNRKRDSEHHKALESLGWQTLVVWECQLRDSLERRRIEGDIAEYLCENKVLAKAALTS, from the coding sequence ATGATTCGACCGACGCCACAACGAAGCGCAATCATGAGGGCGGTGAAGGCGAAGGATACTGCGCCCGAAATCCAGGTTCGCCGATTCGTTCACGCGCTTGGATATCGGTATCGGCTTCATCGTAAGGATCTTCCCGGCAAGCCAGACATGGTCTTTCCAAAGCAGCGAAAAGTGATTTTTGTTCATGGATGCTTTTGGCACGGACACTCATGTAAGAGAGGCGATAGAACACCGCAGACCAATCGCGAGTATTGGGAAGCAAAGATTGACCGAAATCGAAAACGAGATTCTGAACACCATAAGGCTCTTGAATCGCTTGGCTGGCAGACGTTGGTCGTCTGGGAGTGCCAGCTCCGTGATTCTTTAGAGCGTAGAAGGATCGAAGGTGATATCGCAGAGTATCTGTGTGAGAATAAGGTCCTCGCAAAAGCGGCTCTCACTTCCTGA
- a CDS encoding protein NO VEIN domain-containing protein translates to MLPNQGVCIAVFLLGRSATLKGRRNIEEWIEGARAASSFMAASLNLLRPAEAMVANGLATVKDAVLIVEKLKPLLETADRASLFGIARLVMLASPPLWLRLAVGQEVKREYIPSWDLDELSWLDPDLDALLFEVASTVKDGEQGELRKQLGNAAELLMLDSLTRAGHDPLHVAAISDAFGYDIEARNIRVDRVEVKASSENTRSRFSLTRNEYEKSLLYGSQWRLVQIVFLNRAFVQKRFDAENVLGAYQLKDGALQRVIPSDTESFRWTESAELQFTLEDWFEIKL, encoded by the coding sequence ATGCTGCCTAATCAAGGGGTGTGCATTGCCGTTTTTCTCCTCGGACGTTCAGCAACTTTGAAAGGGCGCCGCAACATTGAGGAGTGGATTGAAGGAGCCAGAGCTGCTTCATCTTTCATGGCTGCGTCGCTCAACCTTCTTCGCCCAGCCGAAGCCATGGTTGCGAACGGATTAGCTACAGTCAAAGATGCCGTTCTGATCGTTGAGAAGCTTAAGCCTCTATTGGAAACAGCGGACCGTGCGTCCCTCTTCGGCATTGCACGTCTAGTTATGTTGGCCTCCCCACCCTTATGGCTGAGATTGGCAGTCGGCCAAGAAGTGAAACGGGAATACATCCCTTCTTGGGATCTAGATGAGTTGAGCTGGCTCGACCCCGATCTTGATGCACTGTTGTTCGAGGTGGCTTCGACTGTGAAAGACGGTGAGCAAGGGGAACTTCGAAAGCAACTTGGCAACGCTGCTGAACTCCTGATGCTCGACAGTTTGACAAGAGCGGGGCACGATCCCCTTCACGTTGCGGCCATATCGGACGCCTTCGGATACGACATTGAAGCTAGGAATATCCGGGTTGATCGAGTTGAGGTTAAGGCTTCCAGTGAAAACACTCGCAGTCGCTTTAGCTTGACGCGAAACGAATATGAGAAATCTCTGCTATATGGTTCCCAGTGGCGATTGGTGCAGATAGTCTTCCTCAATCGGGCTTTTGTACAAAAAAGATTCGATGCTGAGAATGTTCTGGGCGCATACCAACTGAAAGATGGAGCGCTGCAGCGAGTGATTCCTTCAGACACAGAAAGTTTTCGTTGGACCGAATCTGCTGAGTTGCAATTTACGCTGGAGGATTGGTTCGAAATCAAGCTATAG
- a CDS encoding DEAD/DEAH box helicase, with protein sequence MISAELYAAGRPLVILQREADGDAGAWARLQEAFSRGIVGGSPNRLEVRIDVFFSELAALREVRTIYGTEIDFGGTLRSQLKSLASDRFAREAAVTAANSRFDADDLARQLKESGFIRELKSFQLENLAAIRSLPHGADFSVPGAGKTTVALANFALARMSGDVERMLVIGPLAAFAAWKEDSVKCIVPSPVVSVHGGPDALIPQNTTILLTSYHRVASDYDRIRAFVAERPTQLILDEAHRVKRGAFGVHGRAVLDLAYAAKRRDVLTGTPAPQGAFDLIALVRFLYPGQDHQILPSSVYIEKDGRDEDVLRETGKAIRRYFVRTPKARLSLPPTVFEVVRRPMGAIQQAIYDALIGKFRASLAITKATRREFDRLGRIVMYLLEGATNPMLLAAGSDAFDAAGFAHPPLDLKGDESLMDLLASYRNYETPWKYEAILKIVSESTQKGEKVLIWSSFVRNLTALQRFLAIYNPAIVHGGIPPEDGAPTGATITRDAELKRFREDPACTVLLANPAAMGEGVSLHHWCHHAIYLDRTFNAGHFLQSQDRIHRLGLADGTLTKFTILISQQTIDESVDGRLRNKVIALSRLMDDEGLVQVSLPESDDDALASPVFADDLTAIANHIEAKADAA encoded by the coding sequence ATGATATCGGCAGAACTCTACGCGGCTGGCCGACCGTTAGTCATCCTTCAGCGCGAAGCTGATGGAGATGCGGGTGCCTGGGCGCGACTACAAGAAGCTTTCAGTCGCGGGATAGTAGGTGGGTCACCCAACCGCTTAGAGGTCCGTATCGACGTATTCTTCTCGGAACTTGCTGCACTGCGCGAAGTACGTACCATTTATGGAACCGAAATCGACTTCGGCGGGACGCTAAGATCACAACTGAAATCTCTGGCCTCTGATCGGTTCGCGAGAGAGGCCGCAGTGACGGCGGCCAATTCAAGATTTGACGCCGATGACTTGGCTCGACAACTCAAAGAGTCAGGATTTATCCGCGAACTGAAGTCGTTTCAGCTTGAAAACTTGGCCGCGATTAGAAGTCTTCCTCACGGCGCCGACTTTTCGGTTCCTGGAGCTGGTAAAACGACTGTAGCGCTCGCTAACTTCGCGCTGGCCCGCATGAGCGGTGACGTGGAACGCATGTTAGTTATTGGTCCATTGGCTGCCTTTGCCGCCTGGAAGGAAGACTCAGTAAAGTGCATTGTTCCAAGCCCAGTTGTCTCGGTCCATGGTGGCCCAGATGCTTTGATCCCGCAGAATACGACCATCCTGCTGACTAGCTATCACCGTGTGGCATCTGACTATGATCGTATTCGGGCTTTCGTAGCGGAACGACCCACTCAATTGATCCTCGATGAGGCTCACAGAGTAAAACGCGGAGCCTTCGGAGTACATGGCCGTGCAGTCTTGGATTTGGCTTACGCTGCTAAGCGCAGGGATGTCCTTACCGGTACACCAGCACCCCAAGGCGCATTCGACCTAATCGCTCTCGTGCGTTTCTTATATCCCGGGCAGGACCATCAAATTTTACCGTCATCCGTTTACATCGAGAAGGATGGACGAGACGAGGATGTGCTTCGGGAAACCGGGAAAGCGATTAGGCGGTATTTTGTCCGCACACCGAAGGCGCGACTAAGTCTGCCGCCGACAGTTTTCGAGGTCGTACGTCGTCCCATGGGCGCTATTCAACAAGCTATCTACGACGCCTTGATTGGAAAGTTTAGGGCCTCGCTCGCCATAACAAAGGCGACGAGGAGGGAGTTTGACCGACTCGGTCGGATCGTGATGTACCTCCTCGAAGGTGCGACCAACCCCATGCTGCTGGCGGCGGGTTCTGACGCGTTTGATGCTGCTGGTTTTGCGCATCCTCCCCTTGACCTCAAAGGCGATGAATCATTGATGGATCTTCTCGCCAGCTACAGAAATTACGAAACGCCATGGAAATACGAGGCGATTTTGAAGATCGTCTCTGAATCGACACAAAAAGGTGAAAAAGTTCTCATCTGGTCATCATTTGTTCGGAACTTGACCGCACTTCAGCGTTTTCTGGCGATTTACAACCCTGCAATAGTGCATGGCGGCATCCCCCCTGAAGACGGGGCACCAACTGGCGCAACAATCACTCGCGATGCTGAGTTAAAACGCTTCCGCGAGGATCCTGCCTGTACCGTCTTACTGGCCAATCCAGCAGCCATGGGAGAAGGGGTCAGCCTCCATCACTGGTGTCACCATGCAATTTATCTTGATCGTACATTCAACGCGGGACACTTCCTTCAAAGCCAAGACCGGATCCATCGGCTAGGTCTAGCGGACGGTACTCTCACGAAGTTCACAATTCTCATCAGCCAACAAACGATCGATGAGAGTGTCGACGGAAGACTGCGAAATAAAGTAATCGCCCTTTCGCGACTCATGGATGACGAGGGACTAGTGCAGGTCTCGCTGCCCGAGAGCGATGACGACGCCCTCGCATCACCCGTGTTCGCGGACGATTTGACGGCTATCGCTAATCATATCGAGGCAAAAGCGGATGCTGCCTAA
- a CDS encoding DNA cytosine methyltransferase, which yields MPSFYEFFAGGGMARAGLGEGWTCLFANDFDHKKSHSYVANWGQKELKTEDVGALATTDLPGLADLVWASFPCQDLSLAGGGAGLQGNRSGTFKPFWKLMRSLIQEGRAPKVMVLENVCGAITSHGGKDFATICNQVEQAGYEVGALVVNASLFVPQSRPRLFIIGVRKDLAVPEELISLVPYSPWHTDTLSRAFAKLPSQTKRSWIWWNLPRPAERSTTFADLLEESADTPWFSPSETERLLGMMSPTNRAKVIRAVTEGKRMVGCIYKRTRPTQEGDKVQRAEVRFDDISGCLRTPSGGSSRQVVLVVEGKSIKARLISSRETARLMGLEESYKLPSNYNEAYHLTGDGVVVPVVRHLAARIFEPLLASRNQRSSAAA from the coding sequence ATGCCTAGCTTTTACGAGTTCTTCGCTGGTGGTGGAATGGCTCGCGCTGGCCTTGGCGAGGGCTGGACGTGTTTATTCGCTAATGACTTCGATCACAAAAAGAGTCATTCGTACGTAGCGAATTGGGGCCAGAAAGAGCTCAAGACAGAAGATGTTGGGGCTTTGGCTACCACCGATCTTCCCGGACTAGCAGATCTCGTTTGGGCTTCATTTCCTTGTCAAGATCTCTCCCTCGCAGGCGGAGGGGCTGGGCTTCAGGGAAACCGATCGGGTACTTTTAAGCCATTTTGGAAACTGATGCGAAGCCTCATCCAAGAAGGGCGCGCTCCGAAAGTTATGGTCTTGGAGAATGTATGTGGTGCAATTACTTCGCACGGCGGCAAGGACTTCGCCACGATTTGCAATCAGGTCGAACAAGCGGGTTACGAGGTGGGCGCACTGGTCGTCAACGCTTCTCTTTTTGTGCCGCAATCACGTCCTCGACTATTCATAATCGGCGTTCGTAAAGATCTTGCTGTTCCGGAAGAACTCATTTCTCTGGTTCCATACTCACCTTGGCATACTGACACTTTAAGTCGAGCGTTTGCTAAGCTCCCATCTCAAACGAAGAGAAGCTGGATATGGTGGAATCTTCCTCGCCCGGCTGAGCGCTCCACGACTTTCGCTGACCTCTTGGAGGAATCTGCTGACACGCCTTGGTTTTCCCCGTCAGAAACAGAACGACTTCTCGGTATGATGAGTCCCACAAACCGCGCCAAAGTCATCCGCGCAGTTACTGAGGGGAAGAGAATGGTTGGCTGTATCTACAAACGCACTCGCCCCACGCAAGAAGGTGATAAGGTCCAACGTGCGGAAGTTAGATTTGATGACATCTCCGGGTGCTTGAGAACGCCGTCGGGAGGATCAAGTCGGCAAGTGGTGCTTGTAGTTGAAGGGAAATCAATAAAAGCCAGATTGATCTCAAGCAGGGAAACCGCTAGATTAATGGGCTTAGAGGAAAGTTACAAGCTCCCGAGCAACTACAACGAGGCCTACCATCTGACGGGTGACGGAGTTGTCGTCCCGGTAGTTCGACACCTAGCTGCCCGGATTTTCGAGCCGTTGCTCGCTTCGCGAAACCAGAGGTCATCGGCTGCCGCATGA
- a CDS encoding tyrosine-type recombinase/integrase, which yields MSEHHTILGGKVHVYRRPNSSSWQCATYLAGKNRRTTTKEDSLSKAKEFAEDWYLQLRGKLRDGNLKSGKPFREAAKLYLREFGIMTQGQRNATYARGKHARTNGHLVPFFGSMVLPEITAGKINEYRIHRLEEAKENRGKPPAHSTMHQEIVTLRQIFKTALRHGWIDYLPYMSAPYRASAKISHRAWFSPEEYKKLYEATRKRAQHPKQPRFRWEAEQLHDYVLFSANTGLRPDEAMRLQFRNVKVVEDEGSGQTILEIEVRGKRGIGFCKSTVGAVRPFERLENRLRPHGGPGRAGSRKNSLESGEWQKPEPTDLLFPKWSRDLFNKILDEEKLRKDRDERPRTAYSLRHTYICLRLLEGADIYQIAKNCRTSVEMIEKYYAAHLKTQLDASAINVMKPRLKNDSAKKKGSAKRGLAE from the coding sequence ATGTCCGAACACCACACCATCCTCGGTGGCAAGGTTCACGTCTACAGGCGTCCGAATAGTTCTAGCTGGCAATGTGCGACCTACTTGGCCGGAAAGAACCGGCGGACAACGACCAAAGAAGACAGTCTCTCCAAAGCGAAGGAGTTCGCTGAGGATTGGTATTTGCAGTTGCGTGGCAAACTCCGCGATGGCAACCTGAAGAGCGGCAAGCCATTCCGCGAGGCTGCCAAGTTGTATCTGCGTGAGTTCGGCATTATGACGCAGGGACAGCGAAACGCGACATACGCGCGTGGAAAGCACGCGCGCACGAATGGCCATCTCGTTCCCTTCTTCGGCAGCATGGTGCTTCCCGAAATCACTGCGGGCAAGATCAATGAATATCGCATCCATCGACTAGAAGAAGCCAAAGAAAACCGAGGCAAGCCTCCAGCGCATAGCACTATGCACCAGGAGATCGTGACGTTGCGCCAAATATTCAAGACCGCTCTGCGTCACGGATGGATCGATTATCTGCCGTACATGTCCGCTCCCTACCGGGCGTCGGCCAAGATCTCTCATCGAGCATGGTTCTCGCCGGAAGAGTACAAGAAACTCTACGAAGCGACCCGCAAGCGGGCGCAGCACCCGAAGCAGCCTCGCTTCCGCTGGGAAGCGGAGCAGCTCCACGACTATGTACTGTTCTCTGCGAATACCGGGCTTCGCCCAGATGAAGCGATGCGCCTTCAGTTCCGCAATGTGAAGGTCGTCGAGGACGAGGGCAGCGGCCAGACGATTTTAGAGATCGAAGTTCGAGGTAAAAGAGGAATTGGATTCTGCAAGAGCACGGTCGGGGCCGTGCGACCGTTCGAGCGTTTGGAGAATCGCTTGCGTCCGCATGGTGGGCCAGGGCGTGCAGGAAGTCGGAAAAACTCGCTGGAAAGTGGGGAGTGGCAGAAACCAGAGCCAACCGACCTTCTGTTTCCGAAGTGGTCCCGTGACTTGTTCAACAAAATTCTTGACGAAGAAAAACTACGAAAAGATCGTGATGAGAGACCGCGCACGGCATATAGCCTTCGCCACACCTATATCTGTTTGCGACTTCTTGAAGGGGCTGACATCTACCAGATCGCCAAGAACTGCCGAACCAGCGTAGAGATGATTGAGAAATATTATGCGGCCCACTTGAAGACTCAGCTCGATGCTTCAGCAATCAATGTGATGAAACCCCGTCTGAAGAACGACTCAGCGAAGAAGAAAGGGTCAGCTAAAAGGGGCCTCGCAGAGTAG
- a CDS encoding Asd/ArgC dimerization domain-containing protein — protein MRIGIVGASSLLGKELAEELGNSIFAVGEVVLLDEEKATGQIAAVGDEAAFIRRIEPGSFQGLDLVFFAGRPDETTKHWMAARKAGASVIDLTGALAAEPGVAIQSPWVLPTKPDLATTAIVPAHIVSVILALVASRCSGLGVSKIAATVLLPASERGQAGMDEMHEQTVKLLSFQSLPTEEFDTQVAFNLLAALGPAAKMPLEQTAERIRRDYARLGTPVELSLQIIQAPVFHGYGISVLLESGQTMTTQEITESIDSAHITVLPPPNSPSNLIAAGRPTVLARVDKEDGNRAWLWMIADNIKLTSLHAIACAADFRARRLQGKVQ, from the coding sequence ATGCGAATTGGAATCGTGGGGGCGTCGTCGCTTCTGGGAAAAGAACTGGCCGAGGAGCTGGGTAATTCGATCTTCGCTGTGGGCGAGGTCGTGCTGCTCGACGAAGAGAAAGCAACGGGACAGATTGCGGCTGTGGGCGACGAGGCTGCGTTCATCCGGCGCATCGAGCCTGGCTCCTTCCAGGGGCTCGACCTCGTCTTCTTTGCCGGTCGCCCAGACGAGACAACAAAGCACTGGATGGCGGCCCGCAAGGCCGGGGCAAGCGTGATCGACCTGACCGGCGCCCTCGCGGCAGAGCCCGGCGTCGCGATCCAGTCCCCCTGGGTACTGCCAACGAAGCCGGACCTCGCAACCACGGCAATCGTTCCGGCGCACATCGTTTCCGTAATCCTCGCCTTGGTTGCCTCCCGATGCTCTGGGCTTGGCGTGTCGAAAATAGCCGCCACGGTCCTGCTGCCGGCCTCCGAACGCGGACAGGCCGGGATGGACGAGATGCACGAGCAGACCGTGAAGCTGTTGTCGTTCCAGAGCCTTCCAACGGAAGAGTTCGATACTCAGGTTGCCTTCAATCTACTTGCCGCCCTCGGACCGGCAGCAAAGATGCCGCTCGAGCAGACAGCGGAGCGCATCCGTCGCGACTACGCTCGCCTGGGAACACCCGTGGAACTCTCCCTTCAAATCATCCAGGCACCCGTCTTCCACGGCTACGGAATCTCGGTGCTTCTGGAAAGTGGTCAGACCATGACCACACAAGAAATCACCGAATCCATCGACAGCGCGCACATAACCGTCCTCCCCCCCCCCAATTCCCCGAGCAATCTGATTGCGGCGGGGCGGCCAACTGTACTTGCTAGAGTGGATAAGGAAGACGGTAACCGTGCGTGGCTGTGGATGATCGCGGACAATATCAAGCTCACCTCGCTTCATGCGATAGCCTGTGCCGCCGACTTCCGAGCGAGGCGCTTGCAAGGCAAAGTGCAGTGA
- the pssA gene encoding CDP-diacylglycerol--serine O-phosphatidyltransferase has protein sequence MYVLPSLFTAGNIAAGFWAITQSIQGSAAEPWFFDHAALAIGFAVLFDGLDGRIARMTNTTSAFGKELDSLADVVTFGVAPAILAYIWGFRMLPAMDHPMMRVRLLHLGVVVCFLFLICGASRLARFNVSVNPQPKNPGRPGRKYFVGMPIPAGAGVIAAVVHCFDGSPIDDWRMAILWLALMVFTGFLMVSSWRFWSGKEIGTETEGKKTYRLFALIALIGALIAMFSEVTLMVIALGYLVSGVLARLAYSWGRGRRRSAGLAS, from the coding sequence ATGTATGTCCTGCCGTCGCTGTTCACCGCCGGAAACATAGCGGCTGGCTTCTGGGCGATCACGCAAAGCATTCAGGGCTCGGCTGCGGAACCATGGTTCTTTGACCACGCCGCACTTGCCATCGGGTTTGCCGTCCTCTTCGACGGTCTCGACGGCCGCATCGCACGCATGACCAACACGACCAGCGCGTTCGGCAAGGAGTTGGACTCGCTCGCGGACGTCGTCACCTTTGGCGTCGCACCGGCTATCCTCGCGTACATTTGGGGCTTCCGCATGCTGCCCGCGATGGATCACCCCATGATGCGCGTGCGTCTTTTGCACCTCGGCGTGGTCGTCTGTTTCCTCTTCCTGATCTGTGGAGCCAGCCGTCTCGCCCGGTTCAACGTAAGCGTGAATCCGCAGCCCAAGAATCCCGGGCGGCCGGGCCGCAAATATTTCGTTGGCATGCCGATCCCTGCCGGAGCCGGAGTGATCGCGGCGGTCGTCCACTGTTTCGACGGCTCGCCGATCGATGACTGGCGCATGGCCATTCTCTGGCTAGCCCTGATGGTTTTCACCGGCTTCTTGATGGTAAGCAGTTGGCGCTTCTGGAGCGGAAAAGAGATTGGAACCGAGACCGAAGGGAAGAAGACCTATCGCCTCTTTGCCCTCATTGCGTTGATCGGCGCTCTGATCGCGATGTTTTCCGAGGTCACTCTCATGGTGATCGCACTCGGCTATCTCGTATCCGGTGTGTTGGCCCGGTTGGCGTATTCGTGGGGAAGGGGCCGTCGCCGGTCGGCAGGACTGGCGAGCTGA
- a CDS encoding phosphatidylserine decarboxylase, producing MVRDGIFYALGLGVVAALLWKLTDVHILVAIPVLLAIFFLWFFRDPNRAIPQEPGQIVSPGDGLVTEAEWIETAEGSRLRLSIFLNVFNVHVNRAPIAGVVKTVEHRHGGFMNAMKPESVLTNEQTLVVIDNGSYQVAYKQIAGLLARRIVCTVKAGERVERGQRVGLIKFGSRVDMLMPAEAVLKVKTGMRVSGGSTVLAVVPTVSA from the coding sequence ATGGTTCGTGATGGGATTTTCTATGCGCTGGGTCTTGGGGTGGTCGCGGCCCTGCTTTGGAAGCTGACAGACGTTCACATTCTTGTTGCGATTCCGGTCCTTTTGGCGATCTTTTTTCTCTGGTTCTTCAGGGATCCAAATCGGGCGATTCCTCAGGAGCCAGGACAGATCGTTTCTCCCGGTGACGGCCTGGTGACCGAGGCCGAGTGGATCGAGACCGCCGAGGGCAGCCGCCTACGCCTCAGCATCTTCCTCAATGTCTTCAATGTGCACGTTAATCGCGCCCCAATCGCCGGGGTAGTGAAGACGGTGGAACATCGCCATGGCGGGTTCATGAACGCCATGAAGCCCGAGTCCGTTCTGACGAATGAGCAGACCCTCGTCGTGATCGACAACGGGTCGTATCAGGTCGCGTACAAGCAGATTGCCGGCCTTCTCGCGCGGCGCATCGTCTGCACAGTCAAGGCCGGAGAGCGTGTGGAGCGTGGGCAGCGCGTCGGGCTCATCAAGTTCGGATCGCGCGTCGACATGCTCATGCCTGCGGAAGCCGTGCTGAAGGTGAAGACGGGAATGCGCGTCTCAGGTGGATCGACCGTGCTGGCCGTGGTCCCGACGGTGTCTGCCTGA
- the rimI gene encoding ribosomal protein S18-alanine N-acetyltransferase: protein MLVRVGKLEDIEAILAIERSAPEAPHWPSQEYRKALEPAAGAVHRKLFVCETPEGLLGFAVGTVLDAGGQCEGELENLAVREEARRQGIGLALCTAVFSWCQEQAAKEVALEVRASSAGAIRLYEKLGFQKIGERRAYYREPLDDAILMRWLMS, encoded by the coding sequence ATGCTGGTCCGGGTTGGGAAGCTGGAAGACATCGAGGCAATCCTCGCGATTGAGCGAAGCGCCCCAGAAGCCCCCCACTGGCCTAGTCAGGAGTACCGGAAGGCCCTTGAGCCCGCGGCGGGCGCGGTACACCGCAAACTCTTCGTGTGCGAGACCCCCGAAGGTCTGCTCGGCTTCGCGGTAGGTACGGTACTTGACGCTGGAGGCCAATGCGAGGGAGAGCTTGAGAACCTTGCGGTTCGCGAAGAGGCACGGCGGCAGGGGATCGGTCTGGCTCTTTGCACGGCGGTCTTCTCCTGGTGCCAGGAGCAGGCGGCTAAAGAAGTCGCTCTGGAGGTGAGGGCGTCCAGTGCTGGAGCGATCCGGCTCTACGAGAAGCTCGGGTTCCAAAAGATCGGGGAACGCAGGGCGTACTATCGTGAGCCGCTGGATGACGCGATTTTGATGCGATGGCTGATGTCCTGA
- the tsaB gene encoding tRNA (adenosine(37)-N6)-threonylcarbamoyltransferase complex dimerization subunit type 1 TsaB: MRVLLIHTCGVEGSVAVADTSAPKPLLAMAVLPPRTFSEGLMPAIRAILTEAEWTVSDLNLVGVVRGPGSFTGVRTGLSVGKGLAEALDIPLVGVSRLALLASCATADTVHAVLDAGRGEFYYGLYESGMCERESLIGREELVRLIERKGKVAISEEVLICEEKVASELEGLDVTLLPEPAAGIGLGLVLNGLGQGTEGVLQDANYLRRTDGEIFAKAIVGRL, translated from the coding sequence GTGAGGGTTTTGCTGATCCATACGTGCGGTGTCGAGGGAAGCGTGGCAGTCGCGGATACATCTGCCCCGAAGCCACTCCTTGCGATGGCCGTGCTCCCGCCAAGAACCTTCTCTGAGGGGCTGATGCCCGCTATCCGTGCCATTCTCACGGAGGCGGAATGGACGGTGTCGGACCTGAATCTGGTCGGCGTGGTGCGTGGTCCAGGCTCCTTCACTGGTGTCAGGACAGGCCTAAGTGTAGGGAAGGGGCTCGCGGAAGCCCTGGACATTCCGCTGGTAGGAGTCTCCAGGCTGGCGCTGCTGGCATCTTGCGCGACGGCCGACACCGTCCACGCCGTCCTCGACGCTGGGCGCGGCGAGTTCTATTACGGCCTGTACGAAAGCGGGATGTGTGAGCGCGAGTCCCTCATTGGAAGGGAAGAGCTCGTCCGCCTCATCGAACGTAAAGGGAAGGTCGCGATCTCCGAAGAGGTCCTGATCTGCGAAGAAAAGGTCGCGTCGGAACTTGAGGGATTGGACGTCACACTTCTCCCCGAACCGGCAGCAGGCATTGGCCTCGGCCTCGTTCTCAACGGCCTCGGGCAGGGAACTGAGGGTGTCCTCCAGGACGCCAACTATCTGCGGCGCACTGACGGAGAGATCTTTGCGAAGGCAATCGTAGGACGGCTTTAG
- a CDS encoding VOC family protein produces the protein MIEDVAELVRTGRFLEACGGLDLTPLRLERHVLDHVGFAVRSLEASRQACADLGLQMTRVETIANEGVRVGIVPVGVVPVGIARIEFLEALGEGTAVERFLSRRGEGVHHVALSVHNIDELFARLTEERVRLASPAVRVGAGGHRYFFVHPESTGGTLVELVENGKEVSL, from the coding sequence TTGATCGAAGATGTCGCGGAACTCGTACGAACCGGACGCTTCCTTGAAGCATGCGGAGGATTGGACCTTACACCCCTCCGCTTGGAACGGCACGTATTGGACCATGTCGGATTCGCCGTTCGCAGTCTTGAAGCGAGTCGACAGGCATGCGCGGACCTCGGCCTGCAAATGACGCGAGTGGAGACCATCGCGAACGAGGGGGTCCGGGTCGGAATTGTGCCTGTTGGCGTTGTGCCTGTTGGCATCGCGAGGATCGAGTTTCTCGAGGCACTCGGAGAAGGGACGGCGGTCGAGAGGTTCCTCTCCCGTCGAGGAGAAGGCGTGCATCATGTCGCGCTAAGCGTCCATAACATCGACGAGCTTTTCGCGAGGTTGACGGAGGAGAGAGTCCGGCTCGCCAGTCCAGCGGTCCGCGTCGGCGCAGGCGGACACCGATACTTCTTCGTGCATCCCGAAAGCACGGGAGGAACCTTGGTGGAGTTAGTGGAAAATGGAAAGGAGGTATCTTTGTGA
- a CDS encoding alpha/beta hydrolase family protein yields MQSTFRSGPSTIRIHQTEPSTPSRHPAILLLHGAGGNTTFWLDRIAPFVGRLGVSLYAPHYFDRTGTQRADPATILDGVHVPLWLETVSDALAYVRSRPNVDPNRIALLGISLGAFLSLAHAATHADIRAVVEISGGLVEPYASQATQAFPPTLILHGEVDQVVSLDQARSLEKRLQSLNVPHERHILPGEGHWFSHGAQVRILAAIAQFLGRYL; encoded by the coding sequence ATGCAAAGCACCTTTCGAAGCGGGCCAAGTACCATCCGTATCCATCAGACCGAACCCAGCACTCCATCTCGACATCCGGCGATTCTTCTCCTTCATGGAGCGGGGGGCAACACGACCTTCTGGTTGGACCGGATCGCGCCCTTTGTCGGGCGTCTGGGTGTCAGCCTGTATGCGCCACACTACTTCGACCGGACCGGGACTCAGCGGGCCGATCCCGCTACCATTCTCGATGGAGTCCATGTTCCGCTGTGGCTGGAGACGGTTTCGGACGCGCTCGCGTATGTGCGTTCCCGACCGAACGTCGATCCGAATCGCATCGCTCTGCTAGGGATTTCACTTGGAGCCTTCCTGTCGCTTGCTCATGCGGCGACGCATGCGGACATTCGTGCGGTGGTCGAGATCTCGGGCGGACTCGTCGAACCGTATGCGTCACAGGCGACGCAGGCCTTTCCCCCAACCCTTATCCTGCACGGCGAGGTTGATCAAGTTGTCTCGCTTGACCAGGCCCGGAGCCTGGAGAAGCGGTTGCAGTCGCTCAACGTTCCGCACGAGCGGCATATTCTCCCAGGCGAAGGCCACTGGTTCTCGCACGGAGCGCAGGTTCGTATTCTTGCCGCCATTGCCCAATTTCTTGGGCGCTATCTCTAA